In Tripterygium wilfordii isolate XIE 37 chromosome 15, ASM1340144v1, whole genome shotgun sequence, one DNA window encodes the following:
- the LOC119979856 gene encoding uncharacterized protein LOC119979856, translating into MVDAETHYTEAEKFALALVTAAQKLRPYFQAHTIVVLTDQPLKNILQKPDTSGRLIKWSIELSEFDIQYKPRQAIKAKVLVDFVVECLRPTLVTPTEEDYPKWNLFVDGSSNQEGSGAGVLLFRLGGICIEHALHLHCKASNNEAKYEVVLAGLRLAVELEVKNLMINSDSQLVTEQMEENAKAYVLARLASACSAKGPISVRIEVLPQSRKLSKDRNEAKSLRKRAARYTLIDGELYRRFFTLPYLRCLAPREADYTLREVHEGICGSHIGRRTLSYQVLRCGYYSPMMVSDAKKLVQKCDKCQRHSNVPHIPPSQMVPIQSSCPFAQWGTDLLGPFLSASGQRAYLIVAMDYFTKWVEVEPLETISENKVIDFIWRTIVCRYGIPRALIVDNGRHP; encoded by the exons ATGGTGGATGCTGAGACTCACTATACTGAAGCAGAGAAGTTTGCTTTAGCCTTGGTTACTGCTGCTCAAAAATTAAGGCCctacttccaagcccatacCATAGTAGTTCTTACTGatcaaccattgaagaacatacttcagaagccgGATACATCGggaagattgataaagtggtctattgagttgagtgagtttGACATTCAGTACAAACCAAGACAGGCGATTAAGGCTAAAGTCTTAgtagattttgttgttgaatgtctTCGACCAACCTTAGTAACACCgaccgaagaggactacccTAAGTGGAATCTtttcgttgatggttcttctaatCAAGAGGGTAGCGGAGCTGGAGTACTCCTCTTCCGTCTggggggcatatgtattgaacatgcTCTTCATCTTCACTGCAAAGCGTCAAATAACGAAGCAAAATATGAAGTagtactagctggattgagatTGGCTGTCGAacttgaagtcaaaaatttaatgatcaacagtgactctcaGCTAGTGACTGAACAGAT ggaagaaaatgcaaaagcatATGTTCTTGctcgattagcttcagcctgttcagccaaaggGCCTATTTCAgtcagaattgaagtacttcctcaaTCAA GAAAACTTTCGAAAGATAGGAATGAAGCGAAGAGTCTCAggaaaagggcagcaagatatacttTGATCGATGGAGAGTTATACCGAAGGTTCTTCACACTTCCATACTTACGATGTTTGGCACCTAGAGAAGCTGATTATAccctaagggaagtgcatgaaggaatttgtggaagtcacataggAAGAAGAACATTGAGTTATCaggtgctacgttgtggatactactCGCCTATGATGGTATCAGATGCCAAAAAActtgttcaaaaatgtgataagtgtCAAAGGCATTCCAACGTACCTCACATTCCTCCTAGTCAGATGGTGCCCATTCAGAGTTcttgtccatttgctcagtggggtacAGATCTTCTTGGTCCATTCCTTTCAGCATCGGGTCAAAGGGCATATTTGATAGTAGCCATGGACTATTTcactaagtgggtagaagtGGAGCCACTAGAAACTATCTCTGAGAATAAAGTAATAGATTTTATCTGGAGAACCATTGTatgtagatatgggataccaagggcccttattgttgataacggTAGACACCCATAA